Proteins from a single region of Magnetospirillum sp. 15-1:
- a CDS encoding ribbon-helix-helix protein, CopG family → METLSIAVPPELKLRLEALAAETGQTVGECLAVAVKEYVENWETHLSDVHQIDEHEARAVLKAAVNE, encoded by the coding sequence ATGGAAACCCTGTCGATTGCCGTCCCGCCCGAACTGAAGCTGCGCCTCGAGGCGCTGGCCGCCGAGACCGGGCAGACGGTGGGGGAATGCCTGGCCGTCGCGGTCAAGGAATACGTCGAGAACTGGGAAACCCATCTCTCCGACGTGCACCAGATCGACGAGCACGAAGCCCGTGCCGTGCTGAAGGCCGCGGTCAACGAATAA